One segment of Hippopotamus amphibius kiboko isolate mHipAmp2 chromosome 2, mHipAmp2.hap2, whole genome shotgun sequence DNA contains the following:
- the ZNF462 gene encoding zinc finger protein 462 isoform X4, whose protein sequence is MMEVLQCDGCDFRAPSYEDLKAHIQDVHTAFLQPTDVAEDNANEPRSGSMNASNQTEVEFSSIKDEFVIAEDLSGQNATALGTGSYYGHSPGYYSQHIAPNPKPTNKFFQCKFCVRYFRSKNLLIEHTRKVHGAQAEGSSAGPPVPGSLNYNIMMHEGFGKVFSCQFCTYKSPRRARIIKHQKMYHKNNLKETTAPPPAPAPMPDPVVPPVSLQDPCKELPAEVVERSILESMVKPLTKSRGNFCCEWCSYQTPRRERWCDHMMKKHRSMVKILSSLRQQQEGTNLPEVQNKSAPSPTSNSTCLSVNAASRELPNTNVSSFRGSIGNSIMRPNSSSASKFSPMSYPQMKPKSPHNSGLVTLAERSRYGLTDMTSSSADLETNSVLNDSSSDEELNEIDSENGLNALDHQTAGMSAEQLMGSDGNKLLETKGIPFRRFMNRFQCPFCPFLTMHRRSISRHIENIHLSGKTAVYKCDECPFTCKSSLKLGAHKQCHTGTTSDWDAVNSQSESISSSLNEGVMSYESLSINGRKSGVMLDPLQQQQPPPPPPPPPPPPPSQPQPPQLQPPHQVPPPPQPQPPPPPPPPPAQAPPLHPYKCTMCNYSTTTLKGLRVHQQHKHSFCDNLPKFEGQPSSLPLDSETDSHPSSSNTVKKSQTSILGLSSKNNFVAKASRKLANDFPLDLSPVKKRTRIDEIASNLQSKINQTKQQEDAVINVEDDEEEEEDNEVEIEVELDREEEPPEPILEVPTPFSAQQIWARDAPEPQKESNFRTVTHDYNATNGAEIELTLSEDEEDYYGSSTNMKDHQVSNTTLLNAQTPIYGTEHSNENTDFSDSGRLYYCKHCDFNNKSARSVSTHYQRMHPYIKFSFRYILDPNDHSAVYRCLECYIDYTNFEDLQQHYGEHHPEAMNVLNFDHSDLIYRCRFCSYTSPNVRSLMPHYQRMHPTVKINNAMIFSSYVVEQQEGLNAESQTLREILNSAPKNMATSTPMARGGGMPAPFPKNTPSKTFPPECENQKDPSVSTVVVYDCDVCSFASPNMHSVLVHYQKKHPEEKASYFRIQKTMRMVSVDRGSALSQLSFEVGAPMSPKMSTMGSPPPPQPPPPDLSTELYYCKHCSYSNRSVVGVLVHYQKRHPEIKVTAKYIRQAPPTAAMMRGTEGPQGSPRPPAPMQQLNRSSSERDGPPVENEMFFCQHCDYGNRTVKGVLIHYQKKHRDFKANADVIRQHTATIRSLCDRNQKKPASCVLVPASNVERDKTKLRALKCRQCSYTSPYFYALRKHIKKDHPALKATVTSIMRWAFLDGLIEAGYHCEWCIYSHMEPSGLLLHYQRRHPEHYVDYTYMATKLWAGPDPSPPSLTMPAEAKTYRCRDCVFEAISIWDITNHYQAFHPWAMNGDESVLLDIIKEKDAVGNPIPPSEELVGPVNCENSMPAPLPEQEAECPEDARLSPEKSLQLASANPAISSTPYQCTVCQSEYNNLHGLLTHYGKKHPGMKVKAADFAQDIDINPGAVYKCRHCPYINTRIHGVLTHYQKRHPSIKVTAEDFVHDVEQSADIAQNDVEETSRIFKQGYGAYRCKLCPYTHGTLEKLKIHYEKYHNQPEFDVFSQSPPKLPVSLEPEITTEVSPSQVSVTEDEVGEEPVSTSHFATSHLVSHTVFRCQLCKYFCSTRKGIARHYRIKHNNVRAQPEGKNNLFKCALCAYTNPIRKGLAAHYQKRHDIDAYYTHCLAASRTISDKPNKVIIPSPPKDDSPQLSEELRRAVEKKKCSLCSFQSFSKKGIVSHYMKRHPGVFPKKQHASKLGGYFTAVYADEHEKPVLMEEEERGGFEKAEVEGSEGQEIEWLPFRCIKCFKLSFSTAELLCMHYTDHHSRDLKRDFVILVGGPRPQSSAYQCKHCESKLQSTAELTSHLNIHNEEFQKRAKRQERRKQLLSKQKYADGAFADFKQERPFGHLEEVPKIKERKVVGYKCKFCVEVHPTLRAICNHLRKHVQYGSVPAVSAAVKVGASSSSVFRPGCVSIWFPSTRIVRWKQKIRASRYRRLWVALLCCV, encoded by the exons ATGATGGAGGTGCTTCAGTGCGATGGCTGTGACTTCAGAGCCCCGTCTTACGAAGATCTCAAGGCGCACATCCAGGATGTCCACACGGCATTTCTGCAGCCGACGGATGTTGCCGAAGACAATGCGAATGAGCCACGATCTGGGTCCATGAACGCCAGTAACCAGACAGAGGTGGAGTTTTCGTCTATAAAGGATGAATTTGTGATTGCAGAGGACTTATCAG GTCAAAATGCAACTGCATTGGGGACCGGAAGTTACTATGGCCATAGCCCAGGATATTACAGTCAGCATATTGCCCCTAATCCCAAACCAACCAACAAGTTTTTTCAATGCAAGTTCTGCGTACGCTACTTCAGGTCAAAAAACCTCCTCATTGAGCACACTAGGAAGGTCCACGGAGCTCAAGCTGAAGGAAGTTCAGCAGGACCCCCTGTTCCAGGATCCTTAAATTATAATATCATGATGCACGAGGGATTTGGAAAGGTCTTCTCTTGCCAGTTTTGCACATACAAGTCACCAAGGAGGGCAAGAATAATTAAGCATCAGAAGATGTATCACAAAAACAACTTGAAGGAGACCACTGCTCCcccccctgcccctgctccaATGCCAGACCCGGTGGTCCCACCCGTGTCCCTGCAGGACCCTTGCAAGGAACTGCCAGCGGAGGTCGTGGAGCGCAGCATCTTAGAATCCATGGTCAAGCCTCTGACCAAGTCTCGAGGCAACTTTTGCTGTGAGTGGTGCAGCTATCAGACCCCCCGCCGAGAACGCTGGTGTGACCACATGATGAAGAAACACCGCAGCATGGTCAAGATCCTGTCCAGTCTCAGGCAGCAGCAAGAAGGGACTAATCTGCCTGAGGTGCAGAACAAGAGCGCCCCCAGCCCCACTTCCAACTCCACCTGCCTGTCGGTGAATGCTGCCAGCCGGGAGCTACCCAACACGAACGTCTCCAGCTTCAGGGGCTCCATCGGCAACTCCATCATGAGACCCAATTCTTCTTCTGCTTCCAAGTTTTCGCCCATGTCTTACCCTCAGATGAAGCCGAAGTCACCTCACAATTCTGGTCTCGTTACCTTGGCGGAGAGATCCCGTTACGGGCTGACGGACATGACCAGTTCTTCTGCTGACCTGGAAACGAACAGCGTGCTGAACGACTCTAGTTCCGACGAAGAGCTAAATGAAATAGACAGTGAGAATGGCTTAAACGCTCTGGATCATCAGACAGCAGGCATGTCTGCGGAACAGCTGATGGGCTCAGATGGCAACAAATTATTGGAGACCAAGGGGATCCCGTTCAGAAGATTCATGAATAGGTTCCAGTGCCCCTTTTGTCCTTTCCTCACCATGCATCGACGGAGCATCTCCCGTCACATAGAAAACATCCACTTATCTGGAAAGACAGCTGTCTACAAATGTGACGAATGTCCGTTTACTTGCAAGAGCTCGTTAAAACTTGGGGCTCACAAACAGTGTCACACGGGTACAACGTCAGATTGGGATGCTGTGAATtcccagagcgaaagcatttctTCCTCACTGAATGAAGGTGTCATGTCCTACGAGAGCTTGAGCATCAACGGGAGGAAGTCAGGGGTCATGCTGGATCCCTTGCAGCAGCAACAGccgcccccaccgccacccccgccaccgccaccacctcCGTCACAGCCACAGCCACCGCAACTACAGCCGCCCCATCAGgtgccacccccgccccagccccagccgcccccgccgccgcccccaccGCCCGCACAAGCCCCGCCCCTGCACCCCTACAAGTGCACCATGTGTAATTACTCCACCACCACTCTGAAAGGGCTGAGAGTTCATCAGCAGCACAAACACTCATTCTGCGACAACTTGCCAAAATTCGAGGGGCAGCCCTCCAGCCTGCCATTGGACAGCGAGACAGACAGCCACCCCTCTTCCAGCAACACTGTGAAGAAAAGTCAGACCTCAATTCTTGGTTTGTCCTCCAAGAACAATTTTGTAGCTAAGGCCTCTAGGAAACTCGCGAATGACTTTCCTCTCGACTTATCGCCCGTGAAGAAGAGGACCCGGATTGACGAGATAGCAAGCAACCTGCAGAGCAAAATTAACCAAACCAAACAGCAGGAAGATGCGGTGATCAACGTGGAGGatgatgaggaggaagaggaagacaacgAAGTGGAGATTGAGGTGGAGCTGGACCGGGAAGAAGAGCCGCCCGAGCCCATCCTGGAGGTGCCCACACCCTTCTCAGCCCAGCAGATCTGGGCGAGAGACGCCCCTGAGCCCCAGAAGGAGTCCAACTTCAGAACTGTCACCCACGATTACAACGCCACCAACGGGGCCGAGATCGAGCTCACCCTTTCTGAAGATGAAGAGGATTATTACGGCTCCTCCACGAACATGAAAGATCACCAGGTTTCCAATACTACTCTGCTCAACGCCCAGACTCCTATCTATGGAACTGAGCACAGTAATGAAAATACGGACTTTAGTGACTCGGGAAGGCTTTATTATTGCAAACACTGTGACTTTAACAACAAATCTGCCCGGAGCGTCAGCACCCACTACCAACGCATGCACCCATACATTAAATTCAGCTTCAGGTACATCTTGGACCCCAATGATCACAGTGCAGTATACAGGTGCCTGGAATGCTACATCGATTACACCAACTTCGAAGACCTGCAGCAGCATTACGGCGAACACCACCCGGAAGCCATGAACGTCCTCAACTTTGACCACTCGGACCTGATCTACCGGTGTCGGTTTTGTTCCTACACAAGCCCGAACGTCCGAAGCCTGATGCCGCATTACCAAAGAATGCATCCCACCGTGAAGATTAACAACGCGATGATATTTTCGAGCTACGTGGTGGAGCAGCAGGAGGGGCTGAACGCGGAATCCCAGACGCTGAGGGAGATCCTGAATTCGGCTCCCAAGAACATGGCCACGTCCACTCCCATGGCCCGTGGTGGCGGTATGCCAGCTCCGTTCCCTAAGAACACTCCTTCCAAGACCTTTCCTCCAGAATGTGAAAATCAGAAGGACCCCTCGGTCAGCACCGTTGTCGTGTACGATTGTGACGTTTGCTCCTTCGCGAGCCCCAACATGCACTCTGTGTTGGTTCATTATCAGAAGAAACACCCAGAAGAAAAGGCTTCCTACTTTAGGATCCAGAAAACCATGCGAATGGTGTCTGTGGACAGGGGCTCTGCCCTTTCTCAGTTATCATTTGAGGTGGGTGCTCCAATGTCTCCCAAAATGTCCACCATgggttccccaccccccccacaacCCCCGCCACCAGACCTCAGTACTGAGCTTTACTACTGCAAACACTGTTCCTACAGCAATCGGTCAGTTGTGGGAGTCCTTGTCCACTACCAGAAAAGACACCCAGAAATAAAGGTTACTGCCAAATATATCAGACAGGCTCCTCCCACAGCTGCAATGATGAGAGGGACCGAGGGGCCCCAAGGCTCCccccggccacctgcccccatgCAACAGCTTAACCGAAGCAGCTCCGAGAGAGACGGCCCTCCCGTGGAGAATGAAATGTTCTTTTGCCAGCACTGTGATTACGGGAACCGGACGGTCAAAGGTGTCCTCATTCATTATCAGAAGAAGCACCGAGACTTCAAGGCCAATGCAGATGTGATCCGGCAGCACACAGCCACCATCCGAAGCCTCTGTGACCGTAACCAGAAGAAGCCTGCCAGTTGCGTGCTGGTCCCCGCCTCGAACGTGGAGCGGGACAAAACGAAACTCCGAGCGCTCAAATGTAGGCAGTGCTCGTACACCTCCCCCTACTTTTATGCACTGAGGAAGCATATCAAGAAAGACCACCCAGCCCTGAAGGCCACAGTCACGTCCATCATGCGGTGGGCATTTCTAGATGGCTTGATAGAAGCTGGCTACCACTGCGAGTGGTGCATCTATTCCCACATGGAGCCCAGTGGTTTGCTCCTACATTACCAAAGGAGGCATCCCGAGCATTACGTTGATTATACGTACATGGCCACCAAGCTCTGGGCTGGGCCAGACCCGTCCCCTCCCTCTCTCACGATGCCAGCTGAAGCCAAAACGTACAGATGCCGAGACTGTGTTTTTGAGGCCATCTCCATCTGGGACATCACCAATCACTACCAAGCATTCCACCCCTGGGCCATGAATGGGGACGAGTCGGTGCTGCTGGATATCATCAAGGAGAAAGATGCTGTCGGGAATCCCATCCCTCCATCTGAAGAGCTGGTGGGCCCTGTGAATTGTGAGAACAGTATGCCCGCCCCGCTCCCCGAGCAGGAAGCTGAATGCCCGGAGGATGCCAGACTTTCCCCAGAGAAGAGCCTCCAGCTAGCATCAGCCAACCCCGCCATCTCCTCTACCCCGTACCAGTGCACGGTGTGCCAGTCTGAGTATAACAACCTGCATGGCCTCCTGACCCACTACGGGAAGAAGCACCCAGGGATGAAAGTGAAGGCGGCTGACTTTGCCCAGGACATCGACATCAACCCAGGCGCCGTCTATAAGTGCAGGCACTGCCCCTACATCAACACCCGCATCCACGGCGTCCTGACCCACTACCAGAAGCGACACCCGTCCATCAAGGTGACCGCCGAGGACTTTGTTCACGACGTGGAGCAGTCCGCCGACATCGCCCAGAATGACGTGGAGGAGACGAGCAGGATCTTCAAGCAAGGGTACGGCGCCTACCGCTGCAAACTGTGTCCCTACACGCATGGCACTTTGGAGAAGCTCAAAATCCACTATGAGAAGTACCACAACCAGCCTGAATTCGATGTCTTTTCCCAGTCGCCCCCGAAGCTGCCCGTGTCCCTCGAGCCCGAGATAACCACTGAAGTGAGCCCCTCCCAAGTCTCCGTGACCGAGGACGAGGTGGGAGAGGAGCCCGTGTCCACGTCTCACTTCGCTACCTCGCACCTGGTGTCCCACACTGTGTTCCGGTGCCAGCTCTGCAAGTACTTCTGCTCCACGCGGAAGGGCATAGCCCGGCACTACCGCATCAAGCACAACAACGTGCGCGCCCAGCCTGAGGGCAAGAACAACCTCTTCAAGTGCGCCCTGTGTGCCTACACCAACCCCATCCGCAAAGGGCTGGCCGCCCACTACCAGAAGCGCCACGACATCGATGCCTACTACACCCACTGCCTGGCGGCCTCCAGGACCATCAGCGACAAGCCCAATAAGGTGATCATCCCCTCGCCGCCCAAGGACGACTCCCCGCAGCTCAGCGAGGAGCTCCGGCGCGCCGTGGAGAAGAAGAAGTGCTCCCTGTGCTCCTTCCAGTCCTTCAGCAAGAAGGGCATCGTGTCCCACTACATGAAGCGCCACCCGGGGGTGTTCCCCAAGAAGCAGCACGCCAGCAAGTTGGGGGGCTACTTCACCGCCGTCTACGCCGACGAGCACGAGAAGCCGGTGCtgatggaagaggaggagagaggcggCTTCGAGAAAGCCGAGGTGGAGGGAAGCGAAGGGCAGGAAATCGAGTGGCTGCCGTTCCGCTGCATCAAGTGCTTCAAGCTGTCCTTCAGCACGGCCGAGCTGTTGTGCATGCACTACACGGACCACCACAGCCGGGACCTCAAGAGGGACTTCGTCATCCTGGTCGGCGGCCCCCGCCCGCAGAGCTCCGCCTACCAGTGCAAGCACTGCGAGAGCAAACTGCAAAGCACTGCGGAGCTGACCTCGCACTTGAACATTCACAATGAGGAATTCCAGAAGCGTGCCAAACGTCAGGAGAGGAGGAAACAGCTTTTGAGCAAGCAGAAATATGCAGATGGTGCTTTTGCAGATTTCAAACAAGAGAGG CCTTTTGGTCACTTAGAAGAGGTGCCAAAGATCAAGGAGAGGAAGGTGGTGGGCTACAAATGTAAATTCTGTGTGGAAGTGCATCCGACGCTCCGAGCCATCTGCAACCACCTGCGCAAGCACGTCCAGTACGGCAGTGTCCCGGCCGTGTCAGCCGCCGTGAAG GTTGGAGCCTCCTCATCTTCCGTGTTTCGGCCCGGTTGCGTTTCGATCTGGTTCCCTTCCACGCGGATAGTTCGGTGGAAACAGAAGATCCGTGCCTCTCGGTACAGGAGGCTTTGGGTCGCCCTTCTGTGCTGCGTTTAG